From the genome of Brassica oleracea var. oleracea cultivar TO1000 chromosome C4, BOL, whole genome shotgun sequence:
AAGCTTTATCATATATAAATATTTTGATGTTTGATTTAAACTTTTCGAGAACATTTGAATTAATAAAATATAAACATTCATAAGACGATTATGCCCGCATATTCGGGCAAAACACCTAATGATATATTAATTATAGTTTAGTTCCACAATTTTTAATAAAAATTGATCCGGTCCATCGGAAAGAAATTATATAATAATAACAAAAAATATTGTATATGTATAAATAAAATGATCAAATATATAAAAAAAATTATCGATAATATATACAAATAAATTCACTCTGCGTAAGACGCATGTTTTATCCAGTTAGAGTTCTTATACAAGAAAAAACGTTAGGGGATTTACACGGTTAGATAACTACAAAGTAATAGTTATCATTATCTTAATATTCTATATCCTTATCTCTATTAGTGTCTGGATTTGATCTCAGCTATATTTGAGTAGTTATGAATCTCCAAATCAATATTAAATACTGTATCAAACTAGGTGAACAACACCATTTTTTTTTTTTATTAAGTAGTATAACTTTTAATTCGTATTACATTATTGTTTTGAGTGTTACAACGATACACTCTTAATGACTTAAATTCAGTTCTTAAACTTTGCCTCAAGGTCTTTGACAACATTGATATCCAACTGGAACGCTTGAGCAAGAACTTCTGGATTAATCGGAGGGTTTGATCCAAACACAGTATCTGCGATAGTGATGACACCAGCGTTCTGGCTACTTAATCCTGCAAAGGCCACCGCAGGAGTTTTTCCGACGTTCACTTGAAAATGGATCATTCCTATTGGGAACACGAACACATCCCCGGGATGCAAAGTTTTGGCGAATAGACGGTTATTGTCTTGATTGGAAGAGACAAAACCGACATATAATGTTCCCTCGATTAGGACAAGGATCTCAGTGCCACGTGGGTGCGTGTGGGGTGGGTTTTGGCCGTATGGCGCATAGTCTATGCGAACTAAGGATATTCCCATAGTGTTTAGCCCTGGAATCTGATCAACATTCACTGTTGTTACGTTGGATTTGACTTTATTATCGGTGTTGCCAGCCATGTTGAGGCCAGAGTAGAAAAAGTCTTCGGCCTTTGCTTGCTTCGGATCCTTACAGAATTTACCATTCACGAAGACTACACATGGAAACATCAAGTCAAAAGTTATATATATATATCGAAATATTTGATTCAATCATAATAAATGAAAAGAGTAAGTAGAGAATTAAGGAAATCAGATTCTATTCGTACCACCATTATTGAGGTTATTAACGGCCACACAGAAGTCTTGGAGAGGACTTGGATCATAAGCATTGCCAAAGGGCATGACCAATGCTAAAGTGATAATAGTGATGATAGACTGAGAAACCTTCATTTCAGACAGAAGGTTATATGCCAATGCGCTTAAAGAATTGTTATTTTATGTGTGGGTTGTTTGTGAAGGATTAATGCTTACTATTTATAGGGCAAGAGAGTATGGCATGTTTGGCATGGTCAAGTCAAGTCATTAATATTAATATACATTTGTGTTTCGTATGTGTCAAAGTAGCAGTTAAAACATTTAACAAGTCTATCTTTAACTGTATATTATTTCTTTACAACAATTATACATTAATTAATAAACTATCTGCATGTCTGTATGTGCACAAAAGACCGCATGTTGGAACTTTGGATAGCAGAAGTAGAATAATTATACACTTTATAACTGTGAGGATCGTATTTCTGAAAATAAATCGCAATATCGTACAGAACTTTTCTATCTCGGTAAAAGGATTGATGAAACGTGATATTAACAACGGAAACCACGTTGTATTATTAAGTTATTAAGTGGTGTGAATAAAAGTTCCCAAATTTATTAATTATTTCTGTTTGGTGGGTTACTATGCTAACCTTATTCAGGGCAGTTGGTAATTATTTTCTTGGTCCACGTAACAAATACTAAAGATTTGATTAGGTATCCACTATCCATAGAGGTTAATTGTAGGTAGAAAACTGTGTGACTAAATCAATAAAGAAAAAGTAAAGTTATGTTTAAAACTTTAAATATCTAGTTACGTACAAATAAATCAATTGTTAGTCTTCTAGATTTTGAACTACCACAACAACGACAAAACAACGAACAATGACTAAACATCTACGAAGGTCTCACAAAAACAATTTGATTGTTTGTTTTGGGCTGAATGCTTAAAAACCCTCCCACTCATAAGCTCCACAAATTATTTATCTCATCTAGGGGTAAGGGTGGACACAAACAGGATATTCATGATTTTTTTTTTTTTTTTTTTTTTTCATCAGTATTAAAGACTCATGTTGAATTTGTGAAACAAACCGGTTGAGCTGAATCCATGTGAACGACAAAAGACGATTGCTTCCTAGCACTGCGTGCCAGACTATCCGCCTTTGAATTTTGCGTCCGTGGTACATAGATAATGTCTGCTCTTATGAAGCTCTCTTTCAGGATCGTGATGTCTTCTAAATAATTTGCAAAAGCTGGCCATTCTTCTGGTTCCGAAACCATCTTCACCAATTGAGAACAATCCGTTGCAAACGTAACCTGAAATTGACGTAAATTCCTCATGCATTCCATTGCCCAGAGTAACGCTTCTATTTCCGCATGAAGAGGCGAAAGACTAGCCCTGACATTTCTCGCCCCCAACAAACCATCAAACCCTTCCAAAGTACTAAGCCAACCTTGTCCTGAGAAACTAACACCCTCTTTCCATGAGCCATCTGTAAAACACCATCTACCTGGTATCGACGGTAATATCGGATCTATTATTGATGTTATCATCCTCTGATCGATTGCTATTTGTGCTTCCGCCCACAGTATCGATTCTGTTTCAGCCAGTTTAAGCGTATCCATAGGGTCCATATCCAAATTACTAAAAACTTTATTATTCCTAGCTTTCCAAATGTACCAAAGTATCCATGCAAACTGATGATCTTCCATCGACGGGAGAATTCTCCAGAATAGATAATCCATGTTTGTAAAGAGGGAATTTGTTGGAAAAATAGTTGGATTTGATGGTATCTTCGAAAGAGCCCAAACCTGAAGAGCTGGCGGACATTAAAAAAAAACATGATTTATCGATTCCTCCACAGCTCCACATCTTACACAACATATATCTCCTTTAATCCCCCTTGCTTGTAAATTCTTCCGCACTGCAATGCATCCTGTCATTAATTGCCATAGAAAATGTTTTAATTTCGGTGGGCACCGTATTTTCCAGCAGTGAGCCTTTAAAACATCCACTGTAGGACCAATCAGTAACGGTGGTCTATCTCTATCTGGGTAGATACGTTCTACCTGATATCCTGATTTAACCGAAAATTTTCCATTTTTTGTAAAGTGCCATCCATCTCTATCTACCCGTTGAGTCCTGCCCAGTGGTATACTTTCTATAAGTTTTGCATCCTGAGGATCCACCAACGCACGAATTACCTCTAAATTCCAAGTACGCGATGTAGAATCAATGAGGGATTCTACAGTAAGTTCCGGATATAAATTGTGTTGATTTTTATTAGCTGGTCTCGGGCGAGTGGTTGGGAGCCACTACAGGATATTCATGATTTTGAATGTATTTCTGATTCATTCCTCTTTTTTTAAGATCATCATTTTTATAATTTATAATTGTTTTCCCACTATTTACATATCTGTAGAAATTGTATTTAACTAAATTTTTGATTTATTACGTAGAAAAAAGTCTAAAATTTTAATGTATAAACAGTTTCATTACAAAAGTAAATATTGTTTTTCAAAAAGGTTTTGAGTAACCAAATAATTTATTCATGATTCTAAAATATAAGTAGATTAAATTAATACAAGTTTTACTAATTAATGTTTGGAATTTTTTTTTAATAAAGGATAAAAGAACAAATTTAGTCTTATTCATAGTTTCATTACCTTCTTCTGCGATCAACCCTCGTGTCTATTTCTTCTGTCACACCATTTACTTGTTTCTACCATTTTTTTTTGGTTTTTGTACAATCTTTACGAATCTTAAATAAAAGCAATGTGGATTTTTCTGGATCAAAAACTTGAACAGACACACTTAAGATTTTTCAGATTATTTGGTAATTCGATTTCAGATTTACTCGGTGCGTTTTTCAGTTATGCCGCTTACGCGGATATAGATCAGGTCACCGCATAACGCCACCGATCACAAGCCGTTCACCACGGTGAGTCTCCAACCACCGTATTAACAGACGAGTATTGATGCACTACGCGACATCGTGTGCGTCACATTTCGTTTTCATTATTTTACTTTTCTCGATAAAATGTTAAATTTATTATACCAAATTTTTATTTTTTATAGAAGCACGGAAAAATTAGTAGCTGGATTGCAGAAGTTAAAACTAAACAGAGCACCTAAAATGAAAATGCAGTTTCGATTACAAAGAAGAAAATTCCTTGAGAAGAACCGGAGGTGCGGACTGAGCCCTCGGTTACCGCGAGCTCCTAGAGAAAAAAACACCTTCACATGGTAACGACCTACGGCTTCCGAGAAACCTAATCATCAACACGACCACAAATAAACACATCACAGAGTCGAAAACCTGTTCAACATCGCCTCACCGGCAGAACGAGGAGGAGTCCATAGATAGACAGTAACATAAAAATATTATAAGAATCATCGCTTACAAAGAAATTTTAATTGTCTTAAATTTTATTTTATCAGATATACGAGAGATTTGACAGATTTTTGGCAGATACAGAAAAAACAATCACATGCGTGTATCGATCGATGATTGATGATTAAAGCATATTTATGACAGCATAGTTGCTCAATAGATATACGGTCCGCCATGCGAGTCTGTTATGACGAAAGCATACTTATGATAGACTTGACGAAATATTTTGAAAATGCGTTATGAATACGACAATATACAGAATAGACTTCTTCTGACAGAAAAATAATATTGAAGATCAAAAATTGGACATAGATCTTTATATGTGGAAAATCTAATATTTCTGGAAAACTTGAAACAATAAATTATTCAGACAAATTGATAGAGATCTAATACAGCTGATCAGAAATTCCGAAGGGAAATGCCA
Proteins encoded in this window:
- the LOC106340318 gene encoding germin-like protein subfamily 1 member 13, encoding MKVSQSIITIITLALVMPFGNAYDPSPLQDFCVAVNNLNNGVFVNGKFCKDPKQAKAEDFFYSGLNMAGNTDNKVKSNVTTVNVDQIPGLNTMGISLVRIDYAPYGQNPPHTHPRGTEILVLIEGTLYVGFVSSNQDNNRLFAKTLHPGDVFVFPIGMIHFQVNVGKTPAVAFAGLSSQNAGVITIADTVFGSNPPINPEVLAQAFQLDINVVKDLEAKFKN